In Chanodichthys erythropterus isolate Z2021 chromosome 11, ASM2448905v1, whole genome shotgun sequence, a single window of DNA contains:
- the si:dkey-19b23.7 gene encoding uncharacterized protein si:dkey-19b23.7 — protein MSCGEQEQKTKLQHFLSELAILGSLQGFHYFQPWLRGREELLLTVVNDDLRWRSPGYAVSVASTFTSSTCSSSYSLDSDYASSPLAGEEPLPQHKQQMPEATQQQTPSRDVDSHLLPASPSEREIAVPEMNCTLFLLAGYAKYGQPYAWIRSNHERLVNVGGTDTLVKDTPMKLKSITDWVSTSQGTHVWDVVSELVGLCTMPPPDNPFSLDMRYLQTLSLPERFLATGALLNFLEMIVVQGSREEPFYDLVVEELVPLRRLHFQSLSGTHKFQGSDRFPKTSSPFPGK, from the exons ATGAGCTGTGGA GAACAAGAACAAAAGACGAAACTTCAGCACTTCCTGTCCGAACTTGCAATATTGGGTTCGTTACAG GGTTTCCATTATTTTCAGCCCTGGCTAAGAGGGAGAGAGGAACTTCTGTTGACCGTGGTCAATGATGACTTG AGATGGCGTTCTCCTGGGTACGCCGTGTCTGTGGCCTCCACCTTCACCAGCTCAACCTGCAGTAGCAGTTACAGTCTGGACAGCGATTACGCCAGCTCACCTTTAGCAGGAGAAGAACCACttccacaacacaaacaacagaTGCCAGAAGCCACACAGCAACAAACTCCCAGCAG GGATGTCGATTCTCATCTTCTCCCAGCCTCACCCAGTGAGCGAGAGATCGCTGTTCCT GAAATGAACTGCACCCTGTTCCTGTTAGCTGGCTATGCCAAGTATGGACAACCTTATGCCTGGATTCGATCCAATCACGAGCGCCTAGTAAACGTTGGAGGAACTGATACGCTAGTCAAAGATACACCGATGAAACTTAAGTCCATCACAGACTGGGTTTCAACATCCCAAG GAACTCATGTATGGGACGTGGTGAGTGAGTTGGTAGGACTGTGCACCATGCCTCCTCCCGACAACCCCTTCTCTCTGGACATGCGCTACCTCCAAACCCTGTCCCTCCCAGAGCGTTTCCTGGCCACTGGGGCCCTTCTGAATTTCCTGGAGATGATTGTGGTTCAGGGAAGCCGAGAGGAACCGTTCTATGATCTGG TTGTGGAAGAGCTGGTTCCATTGAGACGACTTCATTTCCAAAGCCTCTCTGGGACCCATAAGTTTCAAGGCAGTGACAGATTTCCCAAAACATCAAGTCCCTTTCCTGGCAAATGA
- the si:dkey-19b23.8 gene encoding uncharacterized protein si:dkey-19b23.8 isoform X2 gives MALASFHLMQTLKNSPAALRRRFRRDRTESLSHGDPLFKVHYLGTKKIFSLDLEQAEEAIDRLLDGAPGKLSKDHALVVRPRYVEVKELSTGRQLTKTYLQDIAYCASHTARPNVFLYICRQPGQQLQCRVFWCSRAERAKDMTACLARSFQRALNDWQGGCATLPQGEVLTKEPEMPGTPTAPRGSTLPASLGKVRWKKRGSVSRSPLRAITRRGSASDTWH, from the exons ATGGCTCTGGCTTCCTTCCATCTGATGCAAACTCTAAAGAACTCACCGGCGGCCCTCCGGCGGCGATTCCGGCGTGACCGCACGGAAAGCCTCTCTCACGGCGATCCCCTCTTCAAGGTGCATTACCTCGGCACCAAGAAGATCTTCTCTCTGGACTTGGAACAGGCAGAGGAGGCCATTGATCGATTGCTAGATGGGGCCCCTGGGAAGCTTTCTAAAGATCATGCCCTGGTAGTGCGTCCCCGATACGTTGAGGTTAAAGAACTGAGTACCGGAAGGCAGCTCACCAAGACCTACTTGCAGGACATTGCATACTGCGCCTCTCACACGGCTAGACCCAATGTGTTTCTGTACATCTGCAGGCAGCCCGGTCAGCAACTGCAGTGCAGAGTGTTCTGGTGCAGTCGGGCAGAAAGGGCAAAGGACATGACCGCCTGCCTAGCGAGGTCGTTTCAGCGAGCACTTAATGACTGGCAGGGTGGATGCGCCACCTTGCCGCAGGGGGAAGTGCTAACTAAAGAGCCAGAGATGCCTGGTACGCCCACTGCACCTAGAGGGTCAACATTGCCAGCCAGTTTGGGAAAAG TCCGTTGGAAGAAGAGGGGGTCGGTGTCTCGCAGTCCCCTCCGTGCCATAACCAGAAGAGGTTCTGCCAGCGACACCTGGCATTGA
- the zpax4 gene encoding zona pellucida protein AX 4 yields MAFGFVLGGVLFLCAATCALLDAKRFQQSTTLPQVPIEVQCKAHYLSISLAIPPSGSEPRFEAIDATGVYPITESYGAQCGYTYSVQPLLGRVILRASYFSCHTDNQNDEVFSFMFGVIIVAQSGGELFFNVSETCSVLPFSPREVICEENYMEVSVKTDLPCSTSGSVKDFSAAFSVARSSAVETWQVMLQQGGQLSEVMSTEDAAALGYFITATPGRLVFRTTFGQPYASVKMVSGVAIEVVEATVFFRQNWMVVMVDLVVACSLDKGSFDGYRLHWRTPAVMTPLALQSALRSQYISIGVDGVLLDEQASVNRGYSLTASGDAIDSSIPIAAEGAIRKSFVTDGVYNELYTAQLTYQQSFVDQRGVETKYNVVRQIATPPIPRLPFSINQTNPEERVFTVYLGNIPFDVELVAIELNGQEISVLTAMQMGFSIIRVQEEGSDITFAYILRVPFEDQFVVKQYTTEGLFEYSLEIKWTLNITSQMESYYHFSSVTAFVQDILPFVFDSLCANNGIRFMKDHHVYDYLWDVVIGQYPLTQQLASERGYIMTNDSISLTLDVPLFTIGYIYENITLQQFLGTFELLTRNAKTLEIKQSSAKSCLFETTELLVCSSEGVMTVVSDITKAVPAANPARTTLLDPSCRPQETDETRVLFSFGLNTCGTRFQIDQQYVTYENEIIFHELYSTDSKPVITRDAAYRMTVRCIYPVSGIENLFVDRKLRMGTPGIGQIKDPVKVPPQMPMQLQKQTVMKPSYQAVVAKKPADYVHVGQWSSPADKRAWSLGPNGNF; encoded by the exons ATGGCTTTTGGATTTGTTTTAGG aGGAGTACTTTTCCTGTGTGCAGCAACATGTGCTCTACTTGATGCCAAAAGATTCCAGCAGTCCACCACACTGCCACAAG TTCCCATTGAGGTTCAGTGCAAGGCCCATTACCTGTCCATCTCATTGGCCATACCGCCCTCTGGCAGTGAGCCTCGTTTTGAGGCAATTG ATGCCACAGGTGTGTATCCTATTACAGAGAGCTATGGGGCTCAGTGTGGTTACACTTACTCTGTCCAACCCCTGCTGGGTCGTGTTATTCTGAGAGCCTCATACTTCTCCTGTCACACAGACAATCAG aatGATGAGGTCTTCTCCTTCATGTTCGGTGTGATCATTGTGGCTCAGAGTGGGGGTGAATTATTCTTCAATGTCTCTGAGACTTGCTCTGTTCTTCCTTTTTCTCCAAGAGAGGTTATTTGTGAAGAGAACTACATGGAG GTGTCCGTGAAAACTGATCTTCCTTGCTCTACATCTGGCAGTGTTAAAGACTTCTCTGCAGCTTTCTCTGTG GCCCGAAGTTCAGCAGTGGAGACCTGGCAGGTGATGTTACAACAAGGAGGACAGCTGTCTGAAGTCATGTCGACTGAAGATGCTGCTGCTCTGGGCTACTTCATAACGGCCACACCAGGCAGACTTGTTTTTCGGACAACCTTTGGACAACCTTACGCTTCTGTCAAAATG GTCAGTGGTGTTGCAATTGAGGTGGTTGAAGCCACAGTGTTTTTTAGACAGAACTGGATGGTGGTCATGGTGGACCTGGTTGTTGCCTGCTCACTGG ATAAAGGCTCTTTTGATGGCTATAGACTTCACTGGAGGACCCCTGCAGTAATGACTCCTCTGGCTCTTCAATCTGCGCTTAGGAGCCAGTACATAAGCATTGGAGTTGATGGTGTTCTCCTAGATGAACAGGCCTCGGTGAACCGAGGCTACTCTCTGACTGCCAGTGGAGACGCTATTGACAGTAGCATCCCCATTGCTGCTGAGGGTGCGATCAGGAAG AGCTTTGTGACTGATGGGGTGTATAATGAGTTGTACACCGCCCAGCTGACCTACCAGCAATCGTTTGTGGACCAGCGTGGTGTGGAGACAAAGTACAATGTGGTCCGGCAAATAGCCACTCCACCAATTCCTCGTCTTCCCTTTTCAATTAACC AAACTAACCCTGAGGAACGAGTCTTCACAGTCTACCTGGGTAATATTCCTTTTGATGTGGAACTGGTGGCCATAGAGCTGAATGGGCAGGAGATCTCTGTGCTGACTGCCATGCAGATGGGATTCTCCATCATCAGAGTCCAAGAAGAGGGCAGTGATATTACCTTTGCGTACATCCTTAGGGTGCCATTTGAGGACCAATTTGTTGTGAAGCAG TACACTACAGAGGGACTTTTCGAGTACTCTTTGGAAATTAAATGGACTTTGAACATAACTTCTCAAATGGAGTCCTATTACCACTTTTCCTCTGTGACCGCTTTTGTCCAAGATATCC TTCCATTCGTCTTTGACAGCCTGTGTGCTAACAATGGCATACGCTTCATGAAAGATCATCATGTGTACGACTACTTGTGGGACGTTGTCATCGGTCAATACCCGCTGACCCAACAGCTGGCATCTGAGCGTGGCTACATCATGACCAATGACAGCATCTCCTTGACACTGGATGTCCCTCTATTTACAATCGGATACATCTATGAG AATATCACTCTGCAGCAGTTCCTTGGCACATTTGAACTTCTCACCAGAAATGCTAAAACCCTGGAGATTAAGCAGTCCTCAGCCAAAAGCTGTCTCTTTGAAACCACTGAGCTCTTGG TGTGCTCTTCTGAGGGTGTGATGACTGTAGTGAGTGACATCACTAAAGCGGTACCTGCTGCAAACCCTGCCCGAACCACGCTATTGGACCCAAGCTGCAGACCTCAAGAAACTGATGAGACCAGAGTCCTGTTCTCCTTTGGACTAAACACCTGTGGCACTAGATTTCAG ATTGATCAGCAGTATGTGACTTATGAAAATGAGATCATATTTCATGAGTTGTATTCCACAGACAGCAAGCCAGTAATAACAAGAGATGCTGCGTACAG GATGACTGTGAGGTGCATTTACCCAGTAAGTGGTATTGAAAACCTTTTTGTGGACCGGAAGCTCAGAATGGGGACACCTGGAATTGGACAAATCAAGGACCCTGTGAAGG TTCCTCCCCAAATGCCCATGCAGCTTCAGAAACAAACCGTTATGAAGCCCTCTTATCAGGCAGTTGTTGCAAAGAAACCAGCTGACTATGTGCATGTCGGCCAATGGAGCTCACCAGCAGATAAACGTGCTTGGTCATTAG GACCTAATGGCAACTTTTAG
- the si:dkey-19b23.10 gene encoding suppressor of activated egl-4 protein 1, translated as MADHTSPEPESLSFAPMFRPQAEGQRSSHNLYQQSSLSGLGPFEVTCEATDGTGSALNGIDQSGNAAYWGNTSPVSSMGLNRNKAQAGVYETDWSSHCHQQEVADCYETTEHQQQKLDSFSEAFCSRNTSRMLGGGEQSGFNNSTPPSHSLSFPLVLSPPPTPLPPPSFSPPKRPQHFLPGQILSQSQTQTDGSLQFFPSLPSPSTGRYNHPIWLQLQDDGNYSLDLTQHLQQESNSSLVYSEHGGPHLKQINPLQKECSLQMSLNHALAQDHPQSCVQQHLGHEPGTSEDHMTWPQMGQSSHSYGPTLHQSGLHVQGSGPGEGSRISFGLNFSPGSSDKPLGSSSTQNVPGSVYTGVPFNSVIQLSRELMENWEGTVPHYTPPPMLNPTRSGTGLFCNLLSSFAVENRAMWTGERKNDDSQRCINIGPEFQAELPDLITDRREHGVCPEEAVKEELLWKPWAELEENDTLLQHVENLLDLSASSVLPGGGANLELALHSLSRCNGNILAALEMLLFKDSPPSENYHYSGTDIWTLSEQRLFHKAFTIYGKDFSFIHKMVRTKQVSHCIEFYYNSKRLSEKQRKQCERERESLEEERLAAVINQVLPSPKMLANQASIERLIHTPPLPTSFPCKQCGKMFYKIKSRNAHMKIHRQQQEDWREKLQIHPNHNVTRALAHPNQTHHQNHILTQSLIQNLVQTQNQLAFLQSTKTQSTCPTSSTSCMASTQNPQIVSKAPPLSLHTGHQQTWGSLHSVETGSLFYNRGSVVNGLHLSIPDSASKQWTDTQ; from the exons ATGGCTGACCATACATCTCCCGAACCCGAGTCGCTCTCCTTCGCTCCGATGTTTCGACCTCAGGCagaaggtcaaaggtcaagtcACAATCTTTACCAACAAAGTTCATTAAGTGGCCTCGGCCCGTTTGAAGTGACGTGTGAAGCCACGGATGGCACTGGGAGTGCTCTGAATGGAATAGATCAATCGGGGAACGCAGCTTACTGGGGGAATACGTCCCCCGTGTCCTCTATGGGACTCAACAGGAACAAGGCACAAGCTGGAGTGTATGAGACCGACTGGAGTTCTCACTGCCACCAACAGGAGGTGGCAGACTGTTACGAAACAACTGAGCATCAGCAACAAAAACTGGATTCTTTCTCCGAGGCGTTTTGCAGTCGTAACACTTCACGAATGCTGGGTGGAGGAGAGCAGAGCGGCTTCAACAACTCTACTCCTCCTTCACATTCCCTTTCCTTCCCTCTGGTTCTTAGCCCACCTCCGACGCCCCTGCCTCCTCCATCCTTCTCTCCTCCCAAACGACCTCAACACTTCCTGCCCGGACAGATCTTGAGCCAATCACAGACGCAGACGGATGGGTCGTTGCAGTTCTTCCCCTCTCTTCCTTCGCCCTCCACCGGCAGGTACAATCACCCCATTTGGCTCCAGCTACAAGATGATGGCAACTACAGTTTGGACTTAACGCAACACCTCCAACAAGAGTCAAACTCCTCCCTGGTTTATTCAGAGCATGGAGGCCCTCATCTGAAACAAATAAACCCCCTGCAGAAAG AATGTTCACTGCAAATGTCCCTCAACCATGCACTTGCTCAAGATCATCCTCAGTCCTGCGTGCAGCAGCATCTGGGTCACGAGCCTGGGACATCTGAAGATCACATGACATGGCCTCAG ATGGGGCAATCATCACATTCATATGGACCTACTCTGCACCAGTCCGGTCTCCATGTGCAGGGGTCAGGGCCAGGAGAAGGATCACGAATTAGTTTTGGACTGAACTTCAGTCCAGGGTCCTCAGACAAACCTCTGGGGTCCTCCAGCACACAG AATGTTCCAGGTTCCGTGTATACTGGAGTGCCTTTCAATAGTGTGATCCAGCTGAGTAGAGAGCTCATGGAGAACTGGGAAGGAACCGTACCTCACTATACACCACCTCCAATGCTGAACCCGACACGTAGTGGAACGGGGCTCTTCTGCAACCTGTTGTCTTCCTTTGCTGTGGAAAACAGAGCAATGTGGACAGGCGAGAGGAAAAATGATGACTCACAAAG GTGCATAAATATAGGCCCAGAGTTCCAAGCTGAGCTGCCAGATCTGATAACAGATAGAAGAGAGCATGGGGTGTGTCCAGAAGAAGCGGTCAAGGAGGAGCTGTTATGGAAACCTTGGGCGGAGCTAGAAGAAAATGACACCCTTTTACAGCatg TTGAGAATCTTCTTGACCTGAGCGCCTCCAGTGTTCTACCAGGAGGTGGCGCCAATTTGGAGCTTGCTCTTCACAGCCTGTCTCGTTGTAATGGAAACATTCTA GCAGCGCTGGAGATGCTGTTGTTTAAAGACTCCCCTCCATCAGAAAACTATCACTATTCTG GCACGGATATCTGGACTTTGAGTGAACAAAGACTGTTCCATAAAGCATTTACAATTTATGGAAAAGATTTCTCCTTTATACATAAAATG GTGAGAACAAAGCAGGTGTCACACTGTATTGAATTCTACTACAACTCCAAGAGGCTTTCAGAGAAACAAAGGAAacagtgtgagagagaaagagaaagtttGGAGGAAGAGAGACTTGCAGCCGTCATCAATCAG GTTCTTCCATCCCCCAAGATGCTAGCGAACCAAGCCAGTATTGAGAGACTGATTCACACCCCACCACTTCCCACAAGCTTTCCTTGTAAACAGTGTGGAAA GAtgttctacaaaataaaaagtagAAATGCTCACATGAAGATCCATCGACAGCAGCAAGAGGACTGGAGAGAAAAACTACAGATACACCCAAACCACAACGTGACCAGAGCACTGGCTCATCCAAACCAGACCCACCATCAGAATCACATCCTGACCCAAAGTCTGATTCAGAATTTGGTCCAGACACAGAACCAGTTGGCTTTTCTTCAGAGCACAAAGACTCAGAGTACATGCCCAACCAGTAGTACCAGTTGCATGGCTTCCACCCAGAATCCACAGATTGTGTCAAAAGCGCCCCCCTTATCCCTCCACACTGGACATCAGCAGACATGGGGCTCCCTGCACAGTGTAGAAACAGGCAGCCTGTTTTATAACAGAGGCTCTGTGGTAAATGGGCTTCATTTGAGCATACCGGACAGTGCAAGTAAACAATGGACCGATACCCAATAA
- the si:dkey-19b23.8 gene encoding uncharacterized protein si:dkey-19b23.8 isoform X1 → MIYLCRTKNEECMKDLKAILRCATLGALLDKQEKDPCNSKKAPLLSSPTMALASFHLMQTLKNSPAALRRRFRRDRTESLSHGDPLFKVHYLGTKKIFSLDLEQAEEAIDRLLDGAPGKLSKDHALVVRPRYVEVKELSTGRQLTKTYLQDIAYCASHTARPNVFLYICRQPGQQLQCRVFWCSRAERAKDMTACLARSFQRALNDWQGGCATLPQGEVLTKEPEMPGTPTAPRGSTLPASLGKVRWKKRGSVSRSPLRAITRRGSASDTWH, encoded by the exons ATGATTTATCTGTGCCGGACCAAAAACGAAGAGTGCATGAAAG ATCTCAAGGCTATACTCCGCTGCGCCACACTGGGAGCCTTACTGGATAAGCAGGAGAAGGATCCCTGTAATTCCAAAAAAGCTCCACTTCTGTCTTCTCCCACGATGGCTCTGGCTTCCTTCCATCTGATGCAAACTCTAAAGAACTCACCGGCGGCCCTCCGGCGGCGATTCCGGCGTGACCGCACGGAAAGCCTCTCTCACGGCGATCCCCTCTTCAAGGTGCATTACCTCGGCACCAAGAAGATCTTCTCTCTGGACTTGGAACAGGCAGAGGAGGCCATTGATCGATTGCTAGATGGGGCCCCTGGGAAGCTTTCTAAAGATCATGCCCTGGTAGTGCGTCCCCGATACGTTGAGGTTAAAGAACTGAGTACCGGAAGGCAGCTCACCAAGACCTACTTGCAGGACATTGCATACTGCGCCTCTCACACGGCTAGACCCAATGTGTTTCTGTACATCTGCAGGCAGCCCGGTCAGCAACTGCAGTGCAGAGTGTTCTGGTGCAGTCGGGCAGAAAGGGCAAAGGACATGACCGCCTGCCTAGCGAGGTCGTTTCAGCGAGCACTTAATGACTGGCAGGGTGGATGCGCCACCTTGCCGCAGGGGGAAGTGCTAACTAAAGAGCCAGAGATGCCTGGTACGCCCACTGCACCTAGAGGGTCAACATTGCCAGCCAGTTTGGGAAAAG TCCGTTGGAAGAAGAGGGGGTCGGTGTCTCGCAGTCCCCTCCGTGCCATAACCAGAAGAGGTTCTGCCAGCGACACCTGGCATTGA